The nucleotide window AGATAGCACAACGGTACAGCAAAACACAATAACCTATCCTCCAAGCAAAAGAGATTTCAGAAGATTAGGCTACGATTCAGCAATGTATTTGGGAGCTGCTGTTATTTCATTTGGAATACTTTATGCCATGCCCGAAAGCGTAACCAATTGGGACAAAGAAGCAATGAAAGAAAACGGAATTGCATATAAATGGAAACAGAATGTAAAAGCGGGACCCGTTTGGGATAATGATGATTGGGTTTTAAACTGGATTACACATCCATATTCTGGAGGAGTTTATTATATGACAGCCCGTAGTAGTGGTTTTACTTGGTACGAATCTTTTTTATATTCAGCATTAATGTCAACTTGTTTTTGGGAATACGGAATCGAAGCTTTTGCCGAAATTCCATCCAAACAAGATCTTATTATAACTCCTGTTCTTGGATCTGTTGTGGGCGAAGGATTTTTTTATGCTAAAAAAAGCATTCTAAAACACGACAAGAGAGTATTAAAATCTCGATTCCTGGGATACACCTCATTATTTTTAATGGATCCTTTTAATACGCTGTTGGATAGTTTTGGGTACAAAGACAGAACTCAAACACAATTAGGACTGGCTCCTGTGGGCTTTGACAAAGTGGCTAACAAGGCTATTTGGGGAGTCAACCTTAATATTCAGTTTTAAGAAATAAGATTTTCAACACACTGACAATCATTTTATTACACAATTACTTTCAATAAAAATTTTAATCTGATAAAAGCGTTAAAATTTGAAAAAAAAAAGTAATTTTAACATTCATGAGAAAAAATAATTATTAATTTTATCTCATGCTAATCGTTAATCTATAGTAAAAATCAACGTTAGTTATTAATTCAGATTAGCATAGAGTTGTTCACTGATTTACAAACTTAAAAAATGATTTTTTTGAGTGAATTTGAAATTATTGTCGTTTCTGTTTTCATGGTTTTAAATTGTATAATTTTTTCAAAAACCATATCGAAACAGAAGCAAATAAATGAAACATTTGCCAAGATATTAATTAATAAATTGTAGCACCTAAAGGTTAAGTAAAAGATTTACAATCCGAATAACTTCAATAGATAACAAGACGAATTGTTATAGAAGAGTAAGGAAAATAAACTTTAAATGTATAGTCAACCAGTGGTTTTATTGCGAAATTTAGATTTTGGTATTAGAAGTAAAGGTTTTGATTTATAGACAATCCATTGAAGGAAGTAAGTTTTACGCTTGAAAATTAACAGTATAATAAAGAGCTTAAATATACTTTTGAAAATGCTAGACAAAATTTTATTTTTGTTTATATCTATAGGGTACAAACAAAAATAAAAGAAAAAGGCTAATCAAAATGACTAGCCTTTTTTTTTTATTCCTTAACCAAATAAATTCCGTCTTCCTTAAT belongs to Flavobacterium gilvum and includes:
- a CDS encoding DUF3943 domain-containing protein, translating into MNPLKTILYTILISLSCSSVFAQYTEPTINYQSLHQPSFSENTLAYSDTPESSNPYNLLSLTDSTTVQQNTITYPPSKRDFRRLGYDSAMYLGAAVISFGILYAMPESVTNWDKEAMKENGIAYKWKQNVKAGPVWDNDDWVLNWITHPYSGGVYYMTARSSGFTWYESFLYSALMSTCFWEYGIEAFAEIPSKQDLIITPVLGSVVGEGFFYAKKSILKHDKRVLKSRFLGYTSLFLMDPFNTLLDSFGYKDRTQTQLGLAPVGFDKVANKAIWGVNLNIQF